One genomic segment of Amycolatopsis granulosa includes these proteins:
- a CDS encoding acetyl-CoA acetyltransferase, with product MADAVHVLGGAQTDFAVNWSKQSDNPLFDMLEQAVRDCLAATGLEPSDIATAHVGNFGGERFAGQSHLGAMIPMLDPAWATLPTSRHEAACASSSAAALAAMAEIEAGRYDVVLVAGVELMRNVAGEEAARNLGSAAWTPEELDTDELPWPHLFDRISQEVERRYGLDQNHLNRIAELNRTNARRNPLAQTRGWTAEPGHFEADDLANPIVTGRTRKSDCGRITDGASAIVLAGSRFTESWLRGSPDRTASRISGWGHHTAPLPLRAKFANEGRYLFPNIREAITDAYGRAGVRGPEDLDVIETHDCFTITEYVAIDHFGLTAPGEAWRAIESGYIDFDGRLPVNPSGGLIGAGHPVGATGVRMLLDAHRQVTGTAGDYQVPGARTAATLNVGGSCSTAVSFVVTA from the coding sequence ATGGCCGACGCAGTCCATGTCCTGGGCGGCGCGCAGACCGACTTCGCCGTCAACTGGTCCAAACAGAGCGACAACCCGCTCTTCGACATGCTGGAACAGGCCGTGCGGGACTGCCTCGCCGCGACCGGGCTCGAACCGTCCGACATCGCGACCGCCCACGTGGGCAACTTCGGCGGCGAGCGCTTCGCCGGGCAGTCGCACCTGGGCGCGATGATCCCGATGCTGGACCCCGCCTGGGCCACGCTGCCCACCAGCCGGCACGAAGCCGCCTGCGCGTCCAGCAGCGCCGCCGCGCTGGCCGCGATGGCGGAGATCGAGGCCGGGCGGTACGACGTCGTCCTGGTCGCCGGAGTCGAGCTGATGCGCAACGTCGCCGGTGAGGAGGCGGCGCGCAACCTCGGGTCCGCGGCGTGGACGCCCGAGGAACTGGACACCGACGAGCTGCCCTGGCCCCACCTGTTCGACCGCATCAGCCAGGAGGTGGAGCGCCGGTACGGGCTCGACCAGAACCACCTCAACCGCATCGCCGAGCTCAACCGCACCAACGCCCGCCGCAACCCGCTGGCCCAGACCCGCGGCTGGACGGCCGAACCCGGCCACTTCGAGGCCGACGACCTCGCCAACCCCATCGTCACCGGCCGCACCCGCAAGAGCGACTGCGGCCGGATCACCGACGGGGCGAGCGCCATCGTGCTGGCCGGCAGCCGGTTCACCGAGTCCTGGCTGCGCGGCTCGCCGGACCGCACGGCCAGCCGGATCAGCGGATGGGGCCACCACACCGCGCCACTACCGCTGCGCGCCAAGTTCGCCAACGAGGGGCGCTACCTGTTCCCCAACATCCGGGAGGCGATCACCGACGCCTACGGCCGGGCCGGCGTGCGCGGGCCGGAGGACCTCGACGTGATCGAAACGCACGACTGCTTCACGATCACCGAGTACGTCGCGATCGACCACTTCGGACTGACCGCGCCCGGGGAAGCCTGGCGGGCCATCGAGAGCGGGTACATCGACTTCGACGGACGCCTGCCGGTGAACCCGTCGGGCGGCCTGATCGGCGCCGGGCACCCGGTGGGGGCCACCGGGGTGCGGATGCTGCTGGACGCCCACCGGCAGGTCACCGGGACCGCCGGTGACTACCAGGTGCCCGGGGCCCGCACCGCCGCGACCCTCAACGTCGGCGGCAGTTGCAGCACGGCGGTGAGCTTCGTGGTCACCGCCTGA
- a CDS encoding ABC transporter permease subunit has translation MNPVSEILVPGLTFGSLYALVAIGLNVLYRPTNVLNFAQGDLVMVGAMLMAATGLGGLPWPLALVCVVVVVGLIALLEERLAVTPVLRRSGHAAGWVITTLAFSLILSQVAGRIWTAEPRSVAPPAPLSLRPMDLWGLQISSYQLVVIGVVVVLVVGLEFGDRTRFGCAVRAVAADRDGARLQGIRPDRIGRISFLIGGGLAGLAGVLAAPLLLASVTMGFGLLIRGFFAAIVGGVGDHRGALVAGWLLGVVEAAGARYVSPGMQTAVLFGVVVVVLMVRPTGLRRSGGVLRHV, from the coding sequence GTGAATCCGGTCAGCGAGATCCTCGTTCCCGGGCTGACCTTCGGCAGCCTGTACGCGCTCGTCGCGATCGGGCTCAACGTGCTCTACCGCCCGACGAACGTGCTCAACTTCGCCCAGGGCGACCTGGTGATGGTGGGCGCGATGCTGATGGCCGCGACCGGTCTCGGCGGCCTGCCGTGGCCGCTCGCGCTGGTCTGCGTCGTCGTGGTCGTCGGCTTGATCGCGTTGCTCGAGGAACGGCTGGCCGTCACGCCCGTGCTGCGCCGCTCCGGTCACGCCGCCGGCTGGGTCATCACCACGCTCGCCTTCTCGCTGATCCTGAGTCAGGTCGCGGGCCGGATCTGGACGGCCGAACCCAGGTCGGTGGCGCCTCCCGCGCCGCTGTCCCTGCGGCCGATGGACCTGTGGGGGTTGCAGATCAGCAGCTACCAGCTCGTGGTGATCGGGGTGGTCGTGGTGCTCGTCGTCGGCCTCGAGTTCGGCGACCGGACACGCTTCGGGTGCGCCGTTCGGGCCGTCGCCGCGGACCGGGACGGCGCGCGCCTGCAGGGCATCCGGCCGGACCGCATCGGCCGCATTTCGTTCCTGATCGGGGGAGGACTGGCCGGGCTCGCCGGCGTGCTCGCCGCGCCGCTGCTGCTGGCGTCCGTGACCATGGGGTTCGGCCTGCTCATCCGCGGGTTCTTCGCGGCCATCGTGGGCGGCGTGGGGGACCACCGGGGTGCGCTGGTCGCCGGCTGGCTGCTCGGCGTCGTCGAAGCGGCGGGCGCGCGGTACGTCTCGCCGGGCATGCAGACCGCGGTCCTGTTCGGGGTCGTCGTGGTCGTGCTGATGGTCCGGCCCACCGGGCTGCGGCGCTCGGGCGGGGTGCTGCGGCATGTCTGA
- a CDS encoding SDR family NAD(P)-dependent oxidoreductase has translation MNLAGRAALVTGAGRGIGAAIAERLAADGARVAVNDLDAEAAQATLKRIQAAGGDGVALAGDIADTSFARELVATAADRLDGLAILVNNAGIVNRLPLREQTEQHWDRVIDVNLKAPFVLSQAAVDHLAASGHGAIVNICSVAVIGFFRQIAYDASKGGLLTMTRSLAVELGREGIRANAIAPGFIDTDTGHAADLGRIGEKTVATLPLSRTGQPDEVAGAAVWLASDEARYITGQVLFVDGGWVRN, from the coding sequence ATGAACCTCGCAGGACGTGCCGCGCTCGTGACCGGAGCCGGACGCGGCATCGGTGCGGCGATCGCCGAACGCCTCGCCGCGGACGGGGCCAGGGTCGCGGTGAACGATCTGGACGCGGAGGCCGCCCAGGCCACGCTCAAGCGCATCCAGGCGGCGGGTGGGGACGGGGTGGCGCTGGCCGGCGACATCGCGGACACCTCCTTCGCCCGTGAGCTGGTCGCCACCGCCGCGGATCGGCTGGACGGCCTGGCGATCCTGGTCAACAACGCGGGCATCGTCAACCGGCTGCCGCTGCGGGAGCAGACCGAGCAGCACTGGGACCGGGTCATCGACGTCAACCTCAAGGCGCCGTTCGTGCTCAGCCAGGCCGCGGTCGACCACCTCGCCGCCTCCGGGCACGGCGCGATCGTCAACATCTGCTCGGTCGCGGTGATCGGGTTCTTCCGCCAGATCGCCTACGACGCCTCCAAGGGCGGCCTGCTCACCATGACCCGGTCGCTGGCCGTCGAACTCGGCCGGGAAGGGATCCGGGCCAACGCGATCGCGCCCGGCTTCATCGACACCGACACCGGGCACGCGGCCGACCTCGGGCGGATCGGCGAGAAGACCGTCGCGACCCTGCCGCTGAGCCGGACCGGGCAGCCGGACGAGGTCGCGGGCGCCGCGGTCTGGCTGGCGTCGGACGAGGCGCGGTACATCACCGGTCAGGTGCTTTTCGTCGACGGCGGCTGGGTCCGGAACTAG
- a CDS encoding ABC transporter substrate-binding protein → MDTNLSRGGPGLSRRTTLSGALALGTALLGAGLSACAGRGAGSSDGQAELGWIQPKTGRLASAYAPTFIGAQLALQEINAAGGLLGAAIQVHEEDDEGSPATQSTVAQRLLSARPDFVVGPTGSSQAVASVTALARGNAIQSAWGGADILGDGRRFPTHYQLVFNTSRQGAAAARFLFETRGIRRIGLLTENSEFGKSMQESFTRTLRDTYRTELAGVQVFEPNAPDMAPYLNQLARAGVEGLGMFSGQPQAAVLSLRAMANSGFAPLIVAHDLNYIDAYNEIPVELLRNFYGTAYRSLTYPKGGAPSGPALDYANKIRAQAGQLAFSAANSPYYDFLKLLAVVVEQERTTDPGRLRAAMNGVRGYQGVRAPISFTETDHCGIGDDAIAIATLLSAKDEASAGGIFRELAA, encoded by the coding sequence ATGGATACCAACCTGAGCCGCGGTGGACCCGGCTTGTCCCGCCGGACCACCCTGTCGGGGGCACTGGCCCTGGGAACCGCGCTCCTCGGCGCCGGGCTGTCCGCCTGCGCCGGGCGCGGCGCGGGCTCCTCGGACGGACAGGCGGAGCTCGGCTGGATCCAGCCCAAGACCGGGCGCCTCGCCAGCGCCTACGCACCGACCTTCATCGGCGCGCAGCTGGCGTTGCAGGAGATCAACGCCGCGGGCGGCCTGCTCGGCGCCGCGATCCAGGTGCACGAGGAGGACGACGAGGGATCACCGGCCACGCAGTCGACGGTCGCCCAGCGGCTGCTCAGCGCCCGGCCGGACTTCGTGGTCGGCCCGACCGGCAGCTCGCAGGCCGTCGCGTCGGTCACCGCGCTCGCGCGCGGCAACGCGATCCAGTCCGCCTGGGGTGGCGCCGACATCCTGGGCGACGGGAGGCGCTTCCCCACGCACTACCAGCTCGTGTTCAACACCAGCAGGCAGGGCGCGGCCGCCGCCAGGTTCCTCTTCGAGACCCGCGGTATCCGCCGGATCGGGCTGCTCACCGAGAACTCCGAGTTCGGCAAGTCCATGCAGGAGTCGTTCACCCGCACCCTGCGGGACACCTACCGCACCGAACTGGCCGGCGTGCAGGTCTTCGAACCGAACGCGCCGGACATGGCGCCCTACCTCAACCAGCTGGCGCGCGCCGGGGTCGAGGGGCTCGGCATGTTCAGCGGGCAGCCGCAGGCGGCCGTGCTGTCCCTGCGCGCGATGGCCAACAGCGGCTTCGCGCCGCTGATCGTGGCGCACGACCTCAACTACATCGACGCCTACAACGAGATCCCGGTGGAGCTGCTGCGGAACTTCTACGGCACCGCGTACCGCTCCCTGACCTACCCCAAGGGCGGCGCGCCGTCCGGCCCCGCCCTGGACTACGCCAACAAGATCCGCGCCCAGGCCGGCCAACTCGCGTTCTCCGCCGCCAACAGCCCGTACTACGACTTCCTGAAGCTGCTCGCGGTGGTCGTCGAGCAGGAGCGCACGACGGACCCGGGCCGGCTGCGGGCGGCGATGAACGGGGTGCGCGGGTACCAGGGCGTCCGTGCGCCCATCTCGTTCACCGAGACCGACCACTGTGGAATCGGTGACGACGCCATCGCGATCGCGACGCTGCTCTCCGCCAAGGACGAGGCGTCCGCGGGCGGCATCTTCCGGGAGCTGGCCGCGTGA
- a CDS encoding amidohydrolase family protein yields the protein MAVHPHPIVDMSGMVLDRDCWRAYLGGFAEYAPDYFRLFGQRLAITAGIDPRDFAAASKDPAAALDLLLASPAFDFDLDAYVARLAEEGVRHQVLHSSMRPLPDGRMVSDRIAEFAARHPDRLQAWGSVNLADPDAAIAEVRRCVLELGMRGVSVTHFLDVADPLSEGAHEFYRTVSELGVPLWMHTGHNLSTRVPMNWCTWRELDEIARRHPDLVVIAGHGGWPWVLEMMTLCQRHRNVYLEFSTHRPRHMARPGSGWEPLLLHGASTVRNKILFGGIEWVHGMTTGALAAEVSALALDERTKCAWLHGNGARLLNLDPS from the coding sequence ATGGCCGTCCACCCGCACCCCATCGTCGACATGTCGGGCATGGTGCTCGACCGCGACTGCTGGCGCGCCTACCTCGGCGGGTTCGCCGAGTACGCGCCGGACTACTTCCGCCTGTTCGGCCAGCGGCTCGCGATCACCGCCGGCATCGACCCGCGGGATTTCGCCGCGGCGAGCAAGGATCCCGCCGCCGCGCTCGACCTGCTCCTGGCGAGCCCGGCGTTCGACTTCGACCTGGACGCCTACGTCGCCCGGCTGGCGGAGGAAGGCGTGCGGCACCAGGTCCTGCACTCGAGCATGCGGCCGCTGCCGGACGGCCGGATGGTGAGCGACCGGATCGCCGAGTTCGCCGCGCGCCACCCCGACCGTCTCCAGGCGTGGGGGAGCGTGAACCTCGCCGATCCCGATGCCGCCATCGCCGAGGTGCGGCGCTGTGTGCTCGAACTCGGCATGCGCGGGGTGTCGGTGACCCACTTCCTGGACGTCGCCGACCCGTTGTCGGAGGGGGCGCACGAGTTCTACCGGACGGTGAGCGAGCTGGGCGTGCCGTTGTGGATGCACACCGGGCACAACCTGTCCACGCGCGTGCCGATGAACTGGTGCACCTGGCGGGAGCTGGACGAGATCGCGCGGCGGCACCCGGACCTGGTGGTGATCGCCGGGCACGGCGGCTGGCCGTGGGTGCTGGAGATGATGACGCTGTGCCAGCGGCACCGCAACGTCTACCTGGAGTTCTCCACGCACCGCCCGCGCCACATGGCCCGGCCCGGATCCGGCTGGGAGCCGTTGCTGCTGCACGGGGCCTCCACGGTCCGCAACAAGATCCTCTTCGGCGGGATCGAGTGGGTGCACGGCATGACCACCGGCGCGCTCGCCGCCGAAGTCTCCGCGCTGGCGCTCGACGAGCGCACGAAGTGCGCGTGGCTGCACGGCAACGGCGCGCGCCTGCTCAACCTGGACCCGAGCTAG
- a CDS encoding SDR family NAD(P)-dependent oxidoreductase produces MGNADAARLGGRVALVTGGASGIGQATARRLSQDGATVVIADIDGEGAEAVAKDIQNAGGRAEAVPCDQTDPDQVAALFDRLEQHDRLDICVANAGWGRFGPFLEIPEKTWRRTFDINVTGTFLMCQAAARRMAELGNGGAMVVTSSSGAVEPVALFSAYCSAKAALNMMVKIMAYELGQFDIRVNAVMPGVTETAMTGGLLATGARSYNEAESPLGRLGKPEDIANAIAYLVSDDSGYVNGAALLVDGGGSAYNPGWFGTDFRQRGEASWILRHEQVPVQVTGKA; encoded by the coding sequence ATGGGAAACGCTGACGCTGCGCGGCTGGGCGGCCGGGTCGCACTGGTGACCGGCGGCGCGTCCGGCATCGGGCAGGCGACCGCACGGCGCCTGAGCCAGGACGGCGCGACCGTCGTCATCGCGGACATCGACGGCGAGGGTGCCGAAGCCGTCGCCAAGGACATCCAGAACGCCGGTGGCCGGGCCGAGGCGGTGCCGTGCGACCAGACCGACCCCGACCAGGTGGCGGCGTTGTTCGACCGGCTGGAGCAGCACGACCGGCTCGACATCTGCGTGGCCAACGCCGGCTGGGGACGGTTCGGGCCGTTCCTGGAGATCCCGGAGAAGACCTGGCGCCGCACGTTCGACATCAACGTGACCGGGACGTTCCTCATGTGCCAGGCCGCGGCGCGCCGGATGGCCGAGCTGGGCAACGGGGGAGCGATGGTGGTGACCTCGTCGTCCGGCGCCGTCGAACCGGTCGCCCTGTTCAGCGCGTACTGCTCGGCCAAGGCGGCGCTGAACATGATGGTGAAGATCATGGCCTACGAACTGGGGCAGTTCGACATCCGCGTGAACGCGGTGATGCCGGGCGTGACGGAGACCGCGATGACCGGTGGACTGCTGGCCACCGGGGCACGCAGCTACAACGAGGCCGAGTCGCCCCTGGGCAGGCTGGGCAAGCCCGAGGACATCGCCAACGCGATCGCCTACCTCGTGTCCGACGACAGCGGTTACGTCAACGGCGCGGCGCTGCTCGTCGACGGCGGTGGCAGCGCCTACAACCCGGGCTGGTTCGGCACCGACTTCCGCCAGCGGGGCGAGGCGTCCTGGATCCTCCGGCACGAACAGGTGCCCGTCCAGGTCACCGGAAAGGCCTGA
- a CDS encoding SDR family NAD(P)-dependent oxidoreductase: MTSTSTAPSRTVSLRPRSATVEIDAPRKTAALGAVNALLKRAGFRTATGGTGAEAFCAVQVENAAFGVHGSGGCLRRSAVLEAATRMARSGGGRMVLVTDALPWPAGSAHVERSARQSADLHWWQQLASRVAPHGVRMNAIRIGYAPFLGHSLPQPAEAVLYAHQVVRRPVTEADLQAALTLLLSRGLDAMVGEVLPLDGGLETGIVPVSATGTAKVDRSTALPARPWSLDGRTVLVTGASSGIGAETALELARRGADVVLAARRLPELDEVAAAIREHLGRRAWTVRVDLSRAGAADDLVDDAVRQAGAVHDFVHAAGILPRDDQPEARRHREEAYRINVLSFADAVERLAPRWISSGHRGNIVSVSSTSAQTAPVPGLYSYGSGKAAVAQLSSHLAVTLARHRIRVNSVLPGIVRTPMTDTADPAFVTASLRRIPSGRLCDPEDIAAAVTYLISPASAMVDGAQLRVCGGWATLRSLPAFTPGAEQSVPAVGA; encoded by the coding sequence ATGACGAGTACCAGCACGGCACCGTCCAGGACGGTGTCGCTGCGGCCCCGTTCCGCGACGGTCGAGATCGACGCGCCGCGCAAGACCGCCGCACTCGGCGCGGTCAACGCGTTGCTGAAGCGAGCCGGTTTCCGGACCGCCACCGGTGGCACCGGCGCGGAAGCGTTCTGCGCGGTCCAGGTGGAGAACGCCGCGTTCGGCGTGCACGGCAGCGGTGGCTGCCTGCGTCGTTCCGCGGTTCTGGAGGCAGCGACCCGGATGGCCCGGTCGGGTGGTGGCCGGATGGTGCTCGTCACCGACGCCCTGCCGTGGCCGGCCGGTTCGGCCCACGTCGAGCGCTCGGCCCGGCAGAGCGCGGATCTGCACTGGTGGCAGCAGCTGGCCTCCCGGGTGGCGCCGCACGGGGTGCGGATGAACGCGATCCGCATCGGCTACGCGCCGTTCCTCGGCCATTCGCTGCCCCAGCCGGCCGAGGCGGTGCTCTACGCGCACCAGGTGGTCCGACGCCCGGTGACCGAGGCGGACCTGCAGGCGGCCCTGACCCTGCTGCTCAGCCGTGGCCTGGACGCGATGGTCGGTGAGGTGCTGCCGCTCGACGGCGGCCTGGAGACCGGGATCGTCCCGGTCAGCGCCACCGGAACGGCCAAAGTGGACCGCAGCACGGCGCTGCCGGCTCGACCGTGGTCCCTCGACGGTCGAACGGTACTGGTCACCGGGGCCAGCAGCGGGATCGGCGCGGAAACCGCTCTCGAACTGGCCCGGCGCGGTGCCGACGTGGTGCTCGCGGCACGGCGGCTCCCCGAGCTGGACGAGGTGGCCGCCGCGATCCGGGAACACCTCGGGCGGCGGGCCTGGACGGTCCGCGTCGACCTGTCCCGTGCCGGTGCCGCCGACGACCTGGTCGACGACGCCGTGCGCCAGGCCGGCGCGGTGCACGACTTCGTGCACGCGGCGGGAATCCTGCCCCGCGACGACCAGCCCGAGGCGCGGCGGCACCGCGAAGAGGCCTACCGGATCAACGTCCTGTCCTTCGCCGACGCCGTGGAACGGCTCGCGCCGCGGTGGATCTCCTCCGGCCACCGCGGCAACATCGTCTCGGTCTCGTCCACGAGCGCGCAGACCGCGCCGGTGCCGGGCTTGTACAGCTACGGCTCGGGCAAGGCCGCGGTCGCCCAGCTGAGTTCCCACCTGGCGGTGACGCTGGCGCGCCACCGCATCCGGGTCAACTCGGTGCTGCCGGGCATCGTCCGCACCCCGATGACCGACACCGCCGACCCCGCGTTCGTCACCGCGTCGCTGCGGCGGATCCCGTCCGGACGGCTGTGCGACCCGGAGGACATCGCCGCGGCGGTGACATACCTGATCAGCCCCGCGTCCGCGATGGTGGACGGCGCCCAGCTGCGGGTGTGCGGCGGCTGGGCCACCCTGCGATCACTGCCCGCGTTCACCCCTGGGGCCGAGCAGTCCGTCCCGGCGGTGGGCGCGTGA